GATCGATCGAGAGCGCCCGCTTGCGCCACCACGATGGCCGGGGACCCAGAAGGTTGTCGCGCGAGCCTCGATGCGTGCGCTGGTCCATCGCGATCACCGGGTAGCCGAGTACGGCGAAGTCCGGCCGAGGAGTGCTCACCGCCGCGTGCGCGGCCAGATGTCCGCCGGCCGAAAAGCCGAGCACACCAACGACCTCGTGTCCCGCGGCGCGCTCCACCGCGAGTTCACGCTGCGCAGCCAGCAGCGGACCGGGATGCCGCGTGCCGACGGGATACTTCACGACCCGGGCATCCCACCCGAGGCCCCGCAACCACTCGGCCACGGGTTCGCCCTCATGATTCGCGTGGTGCGCGTAGGAGCCGCCGGGAAATACAAGGATGCTGCCGCTCATGGCCCAACGCTACTGATTTTCGTACGCGTAGTAGCGCGTGGGGCCTACTTCTTCTCGCGCCAGGCCCTCTCGAACGGTAGCCGCCACGAGTGCGGCGCGATGAGCTGGTGGATGGCGTCGGGCCCCCAACTACCCGGGAAGTACGGACGTACCGGTCCCGGATTCTCGAGCAGCGGTGCCGAGACTTCCCAGAGCCGCTCAATGTCGGCAGCCGTCGTGAAGAGGGTGTGGTCACCGCGCATGGCGTCGAGAATGAGGCGCTCGTACGCTTCGAGCACGTCGCCAGCCTGCTCGACCTCGGCGAGTGAGAACTGCATGCTCAACTTGTCGAGCTTCATACCCGGTCCCGGGCGCTTGCCGTAGAACGAGAGCGACACCTTGGAGGCATCGGCGAGGTCGAAGGTGAGGTGATCGGGTCCGTGTTCTCCGATGCCGGAGCCCGCCGGGAACATACTCTTCGGCGGTTCGTGGAACGCGATCGAGATGATGCGCTGTCCTTCTGCCATCCGTTTACCTGTGCGCAGGTAGAAGGGCACCCCCGCCCAACGCCAGTTGTCGATGTAGCACTTGAGCGCGATGAAGGTCTCGGTCTCCGACTCCGGAGCGACGCCGGCCTCGTCACGGTAGCCGCCGTATTGGCCCCGCACGACGTTCTCCGGCTCGAGCGGCTGCATCGAACGGAACACCTTGTTCTTCTCGTCGCTGATCGCTCGCGGTTCGAGGGCGGTCGGGGGCTCCATCGCCATAAACGCGAGCACCTGGAAGAGGTGGGTGACCACCATGTCCCGATAGGCGCCCGTCGCCTCGTAGAAGCCGGCGCGCCCGTCGAGGTTGAGTTTCTCGGGCACGTCGATCTGCACGTGGTCGATGAAGTTACGATTCCAGATCGGTTCGAACAGGCCGTTCGCGAAGCGGAACGCGAGGATGTTCTGCGCGGGCTCTTTGCCGAGGAAGTGGTCGATCCTGAAGATCTGGCTCTCGTCGAAGACCTCGTGCACCTGACGGTTGAGGTCGATGGCGCTCGCAAGGTCGGTGCCGAACGGCTTCTCCATGATCACGCGGGAGTCCTCGACGAGGTCGGCGCTCGAGAGGGTCCGGATGACGGCGAGTGCGGCCTTGGGTGGAACGCTCAGGTAGTGGAGCCGCTTCGTGCCGGGGCCCAAGAGCGCCTCGGCCGCGCGCACGGCGTCGGCGAGGGCATCCGGACCCTCACCGGTCGGTACGTAGGTGAGGCGACCGGCGAATACGGACTTCTGCTGGTCCGTGAGTGGTCGCGTGCTGAACTGGGCGACGGCATCGAGGGCCATGTCGCGGAACGATTCGTCCGTGTGATCTTCGAGTGACGTCCCGACGACACGGATGTCGGGGGCCAGGGCGGAGAGCACGAGGTGGGCGAGGCCCGGCAGGAGCTTGCGGCGTGCGAGGTCGCCCGCAGCTCCGAAGAGGACTACGACGTGGGGCGCGATCTCGTCGCGCTGTTCGGGTTCGGGTGCGATGGTCACCACCCGATGGTGGCAGCAGGCCCGCAGCGCAATGGCGCTGAGCGACGATCATTTACAGGGGTTTAACGCGCCAGTAATCTGCCGTCGTCAGCTCAGTTCGACGAGCACCTCCACGTGCCTGTCGTCTGCCGAAAGACTGACCTTTCGGAACGCCTGCCGGAGCACCGCCCGGTAGGCGGCGGGCCGGAGACCCTTGCCGGTGCCGTCGGTGAGCACGGCCGTGACGCGGAGGGTAGCGGGGGGCCCGGCGCGGAGTTGGGCTCGAATGCTTCCGGGCACAACGGGGGCCGCCTGACGCACTTCGCTGATGCCGGCGCCGATGGCTCGGCGTTGGTCGGCGTTGAGGGTTTCGAGCAGGCCATCGGGGTCGTCGAGTTCGTCGACGAGTTCCGCGAGCCAGGATGCCTGGGCGCTGCGTACGAGCATCGTGCGTAGTGTCGTGGCGAGCCCACGTGCGCGGGCAATGTCGGCTGGCGTTATCGCGTCGGTGTCGAGGATGTTTTCGAGGTAAGGGCCGACGCGGTAGTCGACGATCTGGCGCCGACGTTCGGTGGCTTCGGCCTCTTCGGTCGCCCTGATCGTGTCGCGCTCCCGCTCGAAGGTGAGGATGCTCGCTCCCCGCCACTCGAGCACCCTCGAGACGAGCACGTGCGAGAAGGCCGCTGCACCGCAACCCACCGCGAGCAGGGGTATCGCATAGCCGAGCGCGAGCTCCGCCGTAGCCGAGAACAGGAGCGCGATGGCGCCGACGGCGACCGAGGAGACGACGGTGAACCCGGCAATTTCGATCGCCGGCCGGAACGAGCCGATGAGCAGCAACAGCACGGTGAGCGCGACCGCGGCCCACACCCCGACGGCTCCCGGGAACCGGCTGGCGCAGTCCGCGGCGAAGGCCGCGATCATGAGCACGTGCAGTGCAGCGTGCCGCCACGCACCGAAAGGGAAGTTGCGCGGGTCGACGCCGAGCAGGTTGATGCCGGCCGCTCCGACAAAAAGCGCGATCGCTGCCGCCTGAAGGGGAAGCGAGCGGATCTGGTCGCCGTTCGAGGCGAGGAGCAGGATGACGATACCGACGGAGACGACGGTGCTCACCACCGCGAAGTAGCGCGCGGTCAGCCCGCCGAGCGGGTCGAGGGTTTGCGGTGTGTGGCGGGCGGTCATCCTTCCTCCCGGGTGATGGGGAAGGCGAGGATGACGGATGTGCCGAATCCGGGGCTACTGAGAATGCGCGCGGAACCCCCGGCGGCCTCGACCCGTCCGAGGATCGATTCGCGGAACCCGAAGCGATCGGGAGGCACGGCGCTTTCGTCGAAACCGACGCCGTTGTCGACCACGGTGAGCACCACGGACTCGCCGCTGGGAATGATGGAGAGTTCCGCGGCATCCGTCTGCGCGTGCGCCGACACATTGACGAGAGCCTGTTGCGCCGCGAGCAGCAGTGCTTCACGTCCCGCTGCGGGAAGGAGTTCGAGTGCCGACGGTTCACCGCTGACCACAACGGTGACACCCGCGCTCGCCGCCCGCTCGACGAGCGCGACGACGTCCTCGCTCGGTGTCGAGTCGATCACGACCGCGCCGCGGGCCTCCCGAACGGAATCGAGACTGCGGCGGATGCTCGTTCTTGCCTTGTCCGAGAGGGGGCCGGGTGGCATGGTGGCGATCGCGGCGAGCTCGCTCAGGATCGTGTCGTGCACGAGGGTCCGGGTTTGCAGCTCGAGCGTGCGTCGCTCGTCGGCGGCAATGTCGGTGAGCACCGCGTGATCGATGCGAGCGCTCACCGCGCGCGAGGATCGTCGCACCACCGCGAGCATCGTGTAGTACGCGGCGACACCGGCGGCCACGATGAGCGTCGATGGTTCGAAGATCGGACCGTCCGGTGCCAGGAGGAGGGCGCCCTGGGCGAGGGCGTAGCCGACGAGCGTGCCGATGGCGCCAGTCCAGCGGTCGAGGTTGCTGCCGAGAGCCGTCACGGCGATGACGCTGGAGACGAGCGCGAGACCCGAGTGTGGCGCGACCTGTCCGAGACACCACGCGAGTACTCCGCCACCGAGAACCATCACGGCGATGAGGGTCGGGTGAGTCGTCCGCGCCCTGTGGGCGATCGCGAGCAGGACCCACAGGGCGACGATCACCGCGAACGCCTGCCACGATGTTGTGCCGCCGAGCGCGAGCGCGGCGAGCGCGCCGCCGAGGAACACCGTCGCCACGGCGAAGAAGGCACTCTCGATGCCCAGGCGAGTGGTGACAGCAGCTTCGGATGTCGGGTACACCCAGCTCATCGAACCCTCCAGTTCTGGTGTGGAGAGGGTACTACCTGACCACCTTCCCTCGCCTCCGAGAATTCTGAGTGTCAAGAATAGTTGACATGCAGTCTGAGATTCTTTACAGTTCACATGTCAAAGTTTCTATACACACGGAGGACGACCATGACGTACGAAGAAAAGGGAGTGTGGGTCTACCTCGTCGTGACCCTCGGCGCCTACGGCACCTATCTCGCTATCGTTCTCGGTCAGCTCGCGGCGACCCCCGTCGCGGAGATCGACTACGTGCCGGCGCTCCTGTGGACGATCGGCGCATCCATCGCCGCCGCCATCGTCCTACGCATCGTCGTCGAGATGTTCGGTCCCAGCGAGAGCCAGAAGGCGGATGCTCGCGACCGAGACCTCAAACGTACGGGCGACCGACTCGGCGGCTGGCCGATCATCGCCGGGGCCCTCGGCGCGCTTGTGCTCGCCATCGTGCAGGCCGAATACTTCTGGATTGCCAACTCGATCTACCTCGGGTTTGCGGCATCCGCGGTGCTCTCCTCGGTCATCACGATCGTGCTCTATCGTCGGGGACTCTGATGGTGAAGCCGACCCGCATCACCAACGACATTCGAGCATTGCGTTTCGCGGCCGACGAGATGACCCAGGCGCAGCTCGCCGAACGGATCGGCGTCACACGCCAGACCGTCATCGCGATCGAACAGGGCAAGTACTCGCCGTCGCTCGAACTCGCCTTCCAGATCGCGCGCGTGTTTGAGGTGCCCCTGGATCGTGTGTTCCAGTACCCGGAGGAGCAGCGATGAGGGCAGCGGTCTTCAGTCGGTTCGGGGCTCCCGACGTTGTCGAGGTGCGAGAGCTACCGACCCCGGTCGCGGGTGCGGGGGAGATCCTCGTGCGGGTGGAGGCGGCATCCGTCGGGGCGGCCGACTCCGCCGGGCGCAGCGGGCGACCGCGATTCGCACGCCTCATGTTCGGCTTCGGTCCCCGCGACACTGTGCTCGGCAGCGACTTCGCCGGAACCGTGGTCTCCGTCGGCGACGGGGTGACCGAGTGGATGCCCGGAGACCGCGTCTTCGGAGCGACGGGAGCCTCGTGGGGCGGACACGCCGAGTACCTGGTTGTCAAAGAACGTGGCGCGATCACGACGCTGCCGGAGGAGGTTTCGGTGGAGCAGGCCGTCGCCCTCGTCGATGGCGCGATGACCGCCCTCCCGTTCCTCCGCGATGTCGGGCACATCAGCGCCGGCATGCGTGTGGTCGTTGTTGGCGCGAGCGGCGCGGTGGGTGCCGCGGCGGTGCAGCTTGCACAACACCGGGGCGCGCACGTGACCGCCGTGACAACCAACACCGAACTCGCGCGCGGTCTCGGGGCCGACGAGACGATTGACTACCGCGAGACCGACTTCACGGATGGCAGCGTTCGGTACGACATCGTGTTCGATGCTGTCGGCGCCAGCTCCTACGGTCGAGCGAAGCGTGTGCTCACGACGCGCGGCGTGTACCTCACGACCGTCCCCGGTTCGGTGCTCATCGACCGGCTTCTGGGACGGCGTGCACGTATCGCCTTCACGGGATTGCGCCCGGATGCTGCCAAGCGCCCCGATCTCGCCGAGCTCGCGCAACTCGCCGCTGCCGGCATCCTTACCCCCACCATCGACAGCGTGTATGCGCTCGACGACATCCGCGCCGCCCACGCGCGCGTCGACACCGGGCGTAAGCGCGGCACCGTCGTTGTGCGACCCGCCTAGATCGAAACACCGCCGCAACACTCCGCGCCTATGCTCGGTGCATGGCTGACCTGTTCGACGGCTATGGCACCACGGCCACGAAGAGGCCCGGTGCGCGCGCCTGGGATGAAATGTTCGATTCCCCCGGCTCGCCCCGCGAGTCCTATCGGGAGATCCAGGCCGCCCTCGCGCAAATGACGCAGGACGAGTTGCGCGGGAGAACGGAGGCGCTCGGCGCCAGCTATCTCGCGCAGGGTGTCACGTTCGACTTCGCCGGGGAGGAGCGGCCCTTCCCGCTCGACGCCGTGCCGCGTGTGATCGATCAGGCCGAGTGGCTCGAGGTCGAAGCTGGCATCAAGCAGCGAGTTCGGGCGCTCGAGGCGTTCCTCGCCGACGTCTACGGTCCGCAGCGCGCCGTGCGGGACGGGGTCATACCCGCGCGACTCATCACGAGTTCGGCGCACTTCCACCGCGAGGCCGCGGGGATCGAGCCGGCCAACGGTGTGCGCATCCAGGTTTCGGGAATCGACCTCATCCGCGACGAGAACGGCGCCTGGCGTGTTCTCGAGGACAACGTGCGGGTGCCCTCCGGTGTCTCGTACGTCATCTCGAACCGCCGGGTCATGGCCCAGACCCTTCCCGAGCTGTTCGTGTCGATGCGAGTGCGTCCGGTTGGCGACTACCCGCACAAGCTCCTGAGCGCACTGCGGGCATCCGCTCCTCCCGGAGTCGAGGACCCGACCGTTGTTGTGCTGACCCCCGGCGTCTACAACTCGGCGTACTTCGAGCACACGTTGCTCGCGCGACTCATGGGTGTCGAACTCGTCGAGGGACGCGACCTCTTCTGCTCCGGCGGTCGGGTGTGGATGCGCACGACGGCCGGCCCCACACGCGTCGATGTGATCTACCGTCGCGTCGACGATGAATTCCTCGACCCGCTGCAGTTCCGCGCGGACTCCATGCTCGGTAGCCCCGGTCTCATGCTCGCGGCCCGTCTCGGCAATGTCACGATCGCCAACGCGGTCGGCAACGGTGTCGCCGACGACAAACTCGTGTACACGTACCTGCCAGACCTCATCAAGTACTACCTCGACCAGGACCCGATCCTGCCCAACGTGCAGACGTGGCGACTCGAAGACAAGGGTGCTCTCGAGGAGGTGCTCGATCGCCTGGACGAACTGGTGATCAAGCCCGTCGACGGGTCCGGTGGCAAGGGCCTCGTGATCGGGCCGGATGCCTCGAAGCAGGAGCTCGACGAACTGCGAGGTCGTCTCCTCCGAGACCCGCGGGGGTGGATCGCGCAGCCCGTTGTGCAGTTGTCTACTATCCCGACCCTCGTCGATGACGGCATGCGACCACGTCACGCGGACCTGAGGCCGTTCGCGGTCAACGACGGTGAGGACATGTGGGTACTGCCCGGCGGCCTCACGCGTGTCGCGCTGCCGGAGGGTGAGCTCGTCGTGAACTCGTCGCAGGGTGGCGGCTCGAAGGACACGTGGGTGGTCGGCCAGGACCCTCTGCAGATCGCGCGCCACAGCATCCAGGGACTGGTCGCAGGCCAGGCCGCCGCCACCGAGAGCATCACGATCATCACGCCCGAGATGCTGGCATCGCACCTGCAGGACCACGCCCCGGCCGATCGACCTCTCGGTCACGGCCAGCAAGAGCAACAACAGCAGCAACACACTCGCTCAATCGACCGCGACGGGGAGGCCAACTAATGCTCTCCCGCATCGCCGAATCACTGTTCTGGATCGGACGCTACGTCGAGCGTGCGGACGGCACCGCCCGAATCCTCGACGTCCACCTGCAGCTCCTCCTCGAGGATCCGTGGATCGAGGAGGATCTCGCGTGTCGCTCGCTCCTCAGCGTCATGGGAAGCGAGGCTCCGCAGGATGCCCAGCTCTCGCGTCAGGACATCCTCACGATCCTCGCGGTCGACCGCAATGAGCCAGCATCCATCGCGTTCTCACTCGGCGCCGCGCGAGAGAACGCACGCCGTGCGCGCGAGATCGTGAGCACCGAGCTCTGGGAGTGCCTCAACACAACACGCGCGCGGATGCCCCGCCGGGTCGCCGCGGACAAGGTGCACGAGTTCTTCGGCTGGGTGCGCGAGCGTTCGGCACTCGCCGTTGGCATCATCGAGTCGGCCACGAGTCGCGACGAGGCGTGGCAGTTCTTCACCCTCGGTCGCAGCATCGAACGTGCCGACATGACCGCGCGACTGCTCGCCACACGTTCGCTCACCGAGGCGAGCGGCCCATCGTGGACAACGATCCTCCGCTCGTGCGGTGCCTACGAGGCGTACCTGCGCACCTACCGCGGCGTCCCGAGCGCGCGCAATGCGGCGGAGTTCCTGCTCCTCGATCGGCTCTTCCCCCGCAGCATCCTGTTCTCGGTCACGCGCGCGGTGAACTGCCTCAAGGAGATCGAGCCGCGCAGCGATCGTGTCGGTGTCTCCGACCACGCGCAGCGCATGCTCGGTCAGATCCGCAGTGAGCTCGAGTACCGGCCGATCTCGGAGATCCTCGAAGACCTGACCATGCACATGGACAACGTGCAGTCGACGACGAGCGCGGCCTCGGAGGCCATCCGTCAGCGGTACTTCCCGACACAGGTGGCCCCGAGCTGGGTGGGTGAGACGTCATGAACCGGTTGCGCATCAAACACATGACGGGCTTCCACTACGGTGGTGACGTGACGGCCTCGTACAACGAGGCGCGCATGCTTCCCGTGAGCTCCGACGGTCAGCTCGTGTTGTTCTCGAACCTCGAAATCCTGCCCATCTCGAGCCACCACAACTACGTCGACTACTGGGGTTCCCGGGTGTCGTCGTTCGAGATCCTCACCCCGCACAAGGAGCTCGCGCTCACGGCGACGAGTCTCGTGGAGGTCCGTGAGGCTCGGCACGATGAGTCGACGCTGGACTGGGATGGCCTGGCCGAGGCATCCGAATTGTTGACCTCGACCGTGGAACAACTCGGGCAGACGAGTCGCACCGCGCCGCCCGTCGAGGTGCAGGACATCGCTCGTGAGATCGCGTCCTCGTACGACGACCCGTGCGCGGCGGCCCTCGAGATTTCGCGCACGGTCGGCGAAGCCATGGAGTACATGCAGGGTGTCACGGCGGTGACCTCGACGGCAGCGGAGGCGTGGGCCGAACGCAAGGGTGTGTGCCAGGACATCACGCACATCGCCCTGGGTGCTCTGCGACACGTTGGCATCCCCGCTCGGTACGTCTCGGGTTACCTGCACCCCAAGCCGGACGCCGCGATCGGTGAGACGGTCGCCGGCGAGTCGCACGCGTGGGTCGAGTGGTTCTGTGGTGATGGATGGCGCGGCTACGACCCGACCAACCAGATCGACATCGGCGATCGGCACGTTCTTGTGGGTCGGGGTCGCGACTACAACGACGTGCCTCCCTTGCGTGGCGTTTACGCGGGGCCGTTCGGGAGCACTCTCTTCGTGACGGTGGAGATCACGCGCGAGAGCTAGCGGTGCGCGTGATTCCGGGTAAGTTGGAACAGCCAACAAATACCGGGAGGTACCGTGAGCGTCCAGCGCGCCGAACGATTCGAAGCCCTACTCGCGGAGGACGAGGACCTCCGGCGACTCGTCGATGGCGGGTGGATTCGCTATCGCACGTCCCCTGCCCTGCAGGAGTTGACGTGGGACGCCCACGCGACGTGCGCTCGCATCAACCGCACCTACTACGACGATCCGGTCGAGGCGCAGCGGCTCTTCGAAGAGCTCATCCCCGGAGCTGGCACCGGCATCGACTTCCGCCCTCCGATCAGCATCGATTACGGCATGCGGATCCGGATCGGCGATCGCACCTTCATCAACGCGGACTTCCTTGTCATCGGCGGCGGACTCGTGACGATCGGCAGCGATTGCCTCATCGGACCGCGTTGCGCGATCTACACGCCGAACCACGCCGAGGACCTCGAGCGACGGCTCGACGGGTGGGAGCTTCCCGAGGCGGTGACGATCGGCAACAACGTGTGGCTCGGCGGGTCGGTGACCATCACCCCCGGTGTGACGATCGGCGACAACAGCATCATCGGGGCGGGTTCCGTCGTCACGAGGGATATCCCCGCTGGCGTTGTCGCTGTGGGCAACCCGTGCCGACCGGTGCGGCCCATCGCCGCCGCGGGCTAGCTCGTCCGCCGCTCGGTGGTCTCGACGATCGCGATGTCTTCGGTGGCGAGTTCGCGTTCGTCGGCGAGGGTGGGGGCGAAGCTCACCGCGAGGCCGAAGCGCGATCCGGGATGCCGCGACAGTCGCATCCCGCGTCCGAGCACCAACCACGCAACACCCACACTGGCCGCTAGTACCCCGGAGAGCGCCGCGATACCCACGGCCCACCGCGGGCCGAGGGCGTTGGCCGCCCACCCCACGATGGGTGCGCCGATGGGCGTGCCGCCGGCGAAGAGCGCGAGGTAGAGCGCCATCACTCGTCCGCGCACCGCGGGGTCGGTTGTCGTCTGCACGTAGGCGTTTGCCGTGTTCATGGTGGTGAGTCCCGCGGCGCCGACGAGCAGGAGGAGCAGACCGAATACCCAGAGCGATGGGGCGAAGGCACCGACGGCGCACGTCACTCCGAATGCCGCCGCTCCGGCGATCACGATGGACAGCCGCGCCTTCTCGCGGCGGGCGGCGAGCAGTGACCCTACGAGTGACCCGATCGCGATGACCGAGGAGAGGATGCCGAACTGTTCCGAGCCGCCGCCGAACTCGACCGTCGACATGGTCGAGACGAGGATCGGGAAGTTGAAACCGAAGGTTCCGATGATGAACACGATCGTGAGCACGACAACGAGGTCGGGCCGCGAGCGCACGTAGGCGAGGCCTTCGCGGATCTGCCCTCGGCCTCGCTCGAGTCGGGGGGCGGCGATGAGTCTCGCGCGCCGGATGAACGCGAGCGAGGTCAGGACGCCGGCGAAGGAGACGGCGTTGAGCAGAAACACCGGTCCTGCTCCAATGAGGGCGACGAGAACACCCGCGACGGCGGGCCCGATCAGTCGCGCCCCCTGGAAGGACATGGAGTTGAGGGCGACGGCGTTCGGCAGGTCGGCGTCGCCCACGAGTTCGGAGACGAACGCTTGCCGCACGGGGGAGTCGATCGCGGTGGCGATACCCAACCCGAGCGCGAAGGCGTACACGATGCCGAGTGTGGCGAGCCCGGTGACAACCAGGATGCCGAGTCCGAGAGCCAAAACGAGCTGCGCCGTCTGCGTCCACACGAGTAGTCGCTTGCGGTCGA
This genomic window from Antiquaquibacter oligotrophicus contains:
- the zwf gene encoding glucose-6-phosphate dehydrogenase, yielding MTIAPEPEQRDEIAPHVVVLFGAAGDLARRKLLPGLAHLVLSALAPDIRVVGTSLEDHTDESFRDMALDAVAQFSTRPLTDQQKSVFAGRLTYVPTGEGPDALADAVRAAEALLGPGTKRLHYLSVPPKAALAVIRTLSSADLVEDSRVIMEKPFGTDLASAIDLNRQVHEVFDESQIFRIDHFLGKEPAQNILAFRFANGLFEPIWNRNFIDHVQIDVPEKLNLDGRAGFYEATGAYRDMVVTHLFQVLAFMAMEPPTALEPRAISDEKNKVFRSMQPLEPENVVRGQYGGYRDEAGVAPESETETFIALKCYIDNWRWAGVPFYLRTGKRMAEGQRIISIAFHEPPKSMFPAGSGIGEHGPDHLTFDLADASKVSLSFYGKRPGPGMKLDKLSMQFSLAEVEQAGDVLEAYERLILDAMRGDHTLFTTAADIERLWEVSAPLLENPGPVRPYFPGSWGPDAIHQLIAPHSWRLPFERAWREKK
- a CDS encoding sugar O-acetyltransferase, translating into MSVQRAERFEALLAEDEDLRRLVDGGWIRYRTSPALQELTWDAHATCARINRTYYDDPVEAQRLFEELIPGAGTGIDFRPPISIDYGMRIRIGDRTFINADFLVIGGGLVTIGSDCLIGPRCAIYTPNHAEDLERRLDGWELPEAVTIGNNVWLGGSVTITPGVTIGDNSIIGAGSVVTRDIPAGVVAVGNPCRPVRPIAAAG
- a CDS encoding MFS transporter — encoded protein: MSAMFRSLRVANYRLWFAGALVSNTGAWMQRTAQDWIVLTELTDGDAAALGITMALQFGPLLLLMPVAGLMADRFDRKRLLVWTQTAQLVLALGLGILVVTGLATLGIVYAFALGLGIATAIDSPVRQAFVSELVGDADLPNAVALNSMSFQGARLIGPAVAGVLVALIGAGPVFLLNAVSFAGVLTSLAFIRRARLIAAPRLERGRGQIREGLAYVRSRPDLVVVLTIVFIIGTFGFNFPILVSTMSTVEFGGGSEQFGILSSVIAIGSLVGSLLAARREKARLSIVIAGAAAFGVTCAVGAFAPSLWVFGLLLLLVGAAGLTTMNTANAYVQTTTDPAVRGRVMALYLALFAGGTPIGAPIVGWAANALGPRWAVGIAALSGVLAASVGVAWLVLGRGMRLSRHPGSRFGLAVSFAPTLADERELATEDIAIVETTERRTS
- a CDS encoding sensor histidine kinase, with the translated sequence MSWVYPTSEAAVTTRLGIESAFFAVATVFLGGALAALALGGTTSWQAFAVIVALWVLLAIAHRARTTHPTLIAVMVLGGGVLAWCLGQVAPHSGLALVSSVIAVTALGSNLDRWTGAIGTLVGYALAQGALLLAPDGPIFEPSTLIVAAGVAAYYTMLAVVRRSSRAVSARIDHAVLTDIAADERRTLELQTRTLVHDTILSELAAIATMPPGPLSDKARTSIRRSLDSVREARGAVVIDSTPSEDVVALVERAASAGVTVVVSGEPSALELLPAAGREALLLAAQQALVNVSAHAQTDAAELSIIPSGESVVLTVVDNGVGFDESAVPPDRFGFRESILGRVEAAGGSARILSSPGFGTSVILAFPITREEG
- a CDS encoding NAD(P)-dependent alcohol dehydrogenase; the encoded protein is MRAAVFSRFGAPDVVEVRELPTPVAGAGEILVRVEAASVGAADSAGRSGRPRFARLMFGFGPRDTVLGSDFAGTVVSVGDGVTEWMPGDRVFGATGASWGGHAEYLVVKERGAITTLPEEVSVEQAVALVDGAMTALPFLRDVGHISAGMRVVVVGASGAVGAAAVQLAQHRGAHVTAVTTNTELARGLGADETIDYRETDFTDGSVRYDIVFDAVGASSYGRAKRVLTTRGVYLTTVPGSVLIDRLLGRRARIAFTGLRPDAAKRPDLAELAQLAAAGILTPTIDSVYALDDIRAAHARVDTGRKRGTVVVRPA
- a CDS encoding helix-turn-helix transcriptional regulator → MVKPTRITNDIRALRFAADEMTQAQLAERIGVTRQTVIAIEQGKYSPSLELAFQIARVFEVPLDRVFQYPEEQR
- a CDS encoding alpha/beta hydrolase; this translates as MSGSILVFPGGSYAHHANHEGEPVAEWLRGLGWDARVVKYPVGTRHPGPLLAAQRELAVERAAGHEVVGVLGFSAGGHLAAHAAVSTPRPDFAVLGYPVIAMDQRTHRGSRDNLLGPRPSWWRKRALSIDRLVTAETPPMFIWSTGADAAVPPREHSYRLAASLARHGVPHDLHVFAEGRHGLGFAEGYPAEAWRPLCERWLQQFQP
- a CDS encoding transglutaminase family protein; this translates as MNRLRIKHMTGFHYGGDVTASYNEARMLPVSSDGQLVLFSNLEILPISSHHNYVDYWGSRVSSFEILTPHKELALTATSLVEVREARHDESTLDWDGLAEASELLTSTVEQLGQTSRTAPPVEVQDIAREIASSYDDPCAAALEISRTVGEAMEYMQGVTAVTSTAAEAWAERKGVCQDITHIALGALRHVGIPARYVSGYLHPKPDAAIGETVAGESHAWVEWFCGDGWRGYDPTNQIDIGDRHVLVGRGRDYNDVPPLRGVYAGPFGSTLFVTVEITRES
- a CDS encoding alpha-E domain-containing protein, with amino-acid sequence MLSRIAESLFWIGRYVERADGTARILDVHLQLLLEDPWIEEDLACRSLLSVMGSEAPQDAQLSRQDILTILAVDRNEPASIAFSLGAARENARRAREIVSTELWECLNTTRARMPRRVAADKVHEFFGWVRERSALAVGIIESATSRDEAWQFFTLGRSIERADMTARLLATRSLTEASGPSWTTILRSCGAYEAYLRTYRGVPSARNAAEFLLLDRLFPRSILFSVTRAVNCLKEIEPRSDRVGVSDHAQRMLGQIRSELEYRPISEILEDLTMHMDNVQSTTSAASEAIRQRYFPTQVAPSWVGETS
- a CDS encoding circularly permuted type 2 ATP-grasp protein — encoded protein: MADLFDGYGTTATKRPGARAWDEMFDSPGSPRESYREIQAALAQMTQDELRGRTEALGASYLAQGVTFDFAGEERPFPLDAVPRVIDQAEWLEVEAGIKQRVRALEAFLADVYGPQRAVRDGVIPARLITSSAHFHREAAGIEPANGVRIQVSGIDLIRDENGAWRVLEDNVRVPSGVSYVISNRRVMAQTLPELFVSMRVRPVGDYPHKLLSALRASAPPGVEDPTVVVLTPGVYNSAYFEHTLLARLMGVELVEGRDLFCSGGRVWMRTTAGPTRVDVIYRRVDDEFLDPLQFRADSMLGSPGLMLAARLGNVTIANAVGNGVADDKLVYTYLPDLIKYYLDQDPILPNVQTWRLEDKGALEEVLDRLDELVIKPVDGSGGKGLVIGPDASKQELDELRGRLLRDPRGWIAQPVVQLSTIPTLVDDGMRPRHADLRPFAVNDGEDMWVLPGGLTRVALPEGELVVNSSQGGGSKDTWVVGQDPLQIARHSIQGLVAGQAAATESITIITPEMLASHLQDHAPADRPLGHGQQEQQQQQHTRSIDRDGEAN